A genomic stretch from Styela clava chromosome 5, kaStyClav1.hap1.2, whole genome shotgun sequence includes:
- the LOC120344400 gene encoding uncharacterized protein LOC120344400, with the protein MSLKSIVQEAEQALANGFFKEAEHLYTRAIEVDPSNPNLYESRALCRIQLHQYDDALQDAEMALDLNPDFVMGYFRQGVSLQCLGDFSQSIVSFSEGLVRDQKNPQLLNAIIEVSLNSPIRTSLEPVMSQLRKMRLDTNPFIITSVIGQELLAHSHTEDAVQVLENAVSIGTRSLKLKGSVFSALSSALWSLGDTEKAIHYMNEDLTVSRMLSDSVGECRAHGNLGAAFYSQGNFDVAKENHNRQLALAQTIQDDRAMASAFSSLGHVHTALGDHQLAVESHKQSAAILRNLKDITGWCRQLGLIATAYLTLGDLDSALQWQLECLRVTTDEFDSDSQDGAREEAKARVDLATVYHKMQKYPEEISCLQKSIEISRSIGDKESESQTLSSLGYIARHTGDMQKAQLSYERLLELALSGNNQSMEAKACANLGVIHHQIGDYEMALKLQARNLELSLEFRDLSSQGRAHGNIGNAYSAMGMYEQAIQHHLKELEISSSSKDKSSECTTHGNLAVAYQALNNDEKAFYHYSCQAKLSTDIGDITNESRAYMNLANFHSSRKEYRSAIDIYNKYLFITENNGLDKPAGVAKAFYNVGFAYFSLRDYANAINSYEKSLKISLDIEDMISAARAYCNLGLAWKSYGDTTKALECQNSFLALSNQLQSARGVFKALGNLGDIFVSSKQPVEALKYYQQQYELAQQGDDTLLRAQACAALGSAYRAMGDFQKALELHSEELQIYQQSKDAKSEFRAHGHLGTVLTSLGEFSGASKCYENQCFVAKQMNDLNLQSTALGNIGITSINMQDYEKAIDFFERQLLVVKKMESPNSEKGRVLCNIADCYEALGNYNEAITLFEESLECAVELKQSALFERVYRGLCSAHKLTNNPQEAFKYCQLRIKSCQDLGNVELLAESYGEMGYIFTILADFENALSCLKLQMKYSEKFAHIRGDAACGLGSVYLMLKQYKKSLVFHQLDLQIALDANSVPCQGRAHGNLGAVYEAVHDHLMAIKHQEQHLFIADSLNDPLAKLTALRGIARNVLRLGSNHQRATLLLQQALLLARELGMKEDEGRVILDLALAEYVCGDLSNCQIHLEEAMNILMKEFWNSGVLGNTVNISIHPNQCIDIFEELITCQSAMTCMFIKTNQHSMALESAEKLHKFPEIVAQKRQGKQEIIQPENLTEKLVQYSAKEDSVILYYAINAGNILTWVVTPQEGLCGFMQQPIFFHHHKVNESDENSMSRSSNLLSHLISELRDSLGLESPSVEPEDPSSGENGVHRPSNNVNEEDSSKKDFELGNSKDETFKMYHRLISSQASMHYTENLSSLNLLGQEKSFLSKKPPIFALHELLIGGMQQKIQKYASQEPIKNLILVLEGELVSVPFALLKKRSTESYLSQQFNLRVVTSAADLLAEDFRKGSIVTGQLTRAVVIGNPIINDIVDATQSQASEDEATMVGSLLKIEPLTGKYAIKERVLDNLRSSELFHLACSFSMAPPYGIYLSSVDEKVTKAENVPSDVSNADSGIGRETVGIGQEDVFDLEKPQMTLTSEEIAQRSLTLGDFIKFDLSHVKLAVFGSAHLQDSEIITENGSSFSADSKLIRILTMVRSLLCSGIQTLLLPLWPVPETVCKILTQSFYSRLMSGLPASVALTQSLDLIRMNKQFEHPSYWAGFVLIGRDVTLDPNNLPLFYSLGFLIKSDPGRFHDALKLVLHLIDKSLERMDSGSNTSVPMYAAQASISKKVHNVTGWRELFSAVGFELTQCTSGIPEAVFFPKADIKQDVLNIKSELISYLQLSVPVITGLNRLFLSPSVGYILKDSISNCLDEYTEKRNDSNGYENAPQMTLIIKQNTWRMEGCSEVLSGLGFNISQIGEENVMLHCSTDYHGNIETTSKLLKAFFGNATNENSPENEIQQNTNENRRVVSSQASKKIPLSHIITRGLPPSSRRSIALDFEASFKSQSSLDSSSHLELPDHMTKPTEHEAKSVLQRETNQLQNDVSNLNSEMPKNFTNLPSSERIFAPKPILPHHIPVKLKNQSRGNIDSPDPLAKSPSHQNQTIHSDITIAINLAEDRTINNAQSSSHSIQRSKRFQFHNSGSPKLARPSLEIKVPRSPQKSPMFYRNTDSTTSQGFVTQDFDLRTSQKSNIADNSTESRRNDMTVEEIVANHESNPSTSTNQDIYHLSTNSTENERNLAHFVPILPPDDTNVTFSAPTSIVHPKAKRVFPVKSLEGSRFKGESSNQHSYVPAPSVARGLPVRSNPFEYSHIVDKLTRLSTSDLSESGQDSQGHFKDIGNRDPNNNEKLNLPVSTDTQNTLKSFPTGTIESSIKVSTAAVLHEGRSTYNKVVNYVHSELRKTPQELVQTSPHEGAKATQMGKPIQTLDRLKETSHMYSKSLDSSVSPHKQQEVFHKYSLSQDGPLPPPYKHPEFVTSPRRQIGENIHSRTSSYASHSSVGSNKSSQQKDQENNLKFEKEKLKTPIKRVSSNQSFTGSWGSHVSYQLETGNHGKTWYIHENVSPQQDGSKSSPKESIENHFASGLPVRPIPISGNYTLGQTNHRTVSNQNQPRVDLFQYTRRSKSTQQNHGSVYEDKKSIEHSQQPQQNTRYQEQTSTSHMQTTIIPPQLFMGQHGVAGRLVQTSDMIPTMNVPLQQNIHSQLSSQQVLDQNYHGAYQVNQSPGHQLYHRMKDRNHEDQSRPFVNQKPFQLNQSPTQSYHSDQSFNQFAQEYQSETTQIQQDERRAMPIKTINSGKAMQRNSPLSSYITETHQNHSQQLGTHILGPNQQQFSSQNIPQYGNTYYKPVKPPKPSSLVQTNTRSQENIGNSSQDQQGDNHIAFV; encoded by the exons AGCAATCCACTACATGAATGAAGATCTGACGGTGTCTAGAATGTTGTCAGATAGCGTGGGTGAATGCCGAGCTCATGGGAACCTTGGAGCTGCTTTCTATTCTCAAGGAAATTTCGATGTTGCGAAAGAAAATCACAACAGACAGCTTGCTCTTGCCCAAACGATACAG GATGATAGAGCAATGGCATCCGCGTTCAGTTCACTCGGACATGTTCACACTGCTTTAGGTGACCACCAATTGGCAGTAGAGAGTCACAAACAAAGTGCGGCTATTCTACGCAACTTGAAGGACATCACTGGGTGGTGTCGACAGCTTGGGCTCATCGCCACTGCTTATTTAACCTTGGGTGACCTTGATAGTGCCCTCCAGTGGCAATTGGAATGTTTGAGAGTGACAACAGATGAATTTGATTCAGATTCACAAGATGGAGCAAGAGAGGAGGCAAAAGCCAGGGTGGATCTTGCAACTGTATATCATAAAATGCAGAA ATATCCTGAAGAGATTTCTTGTCTTCAAAAATCCATTGAAATAAGTCGAAGTATCGGTGATAAAGAATCTGAATCACAAACACTTTCATCTCTTGGTTATATTGCAAGACATACAG GTGATATGCAGAAAGCTCAATTATCCTATGAAAGGCTGTTAGAACTGGCTTTATCCGGTAATAACCAGTCTATGGAAGCAAAGGCTTGTGCCAATCTGGGAGTCATACACCATCAG ATTGGGGATTACGAAATGGCTCTGAAACTTCAAGCTCGCAATCTTGAGTTAAGTCTTGAATTTCGTGACCTTTCGTCACAGGGTCGTGCACATGGAAATATAGGAAATGCATACAGTGCTATGGGAATGTATGAACAG GCAATCCAACATCATCTCAAAGAATTAGAAATCTCCAGTTCATCGAAAGATAAATCATCAGAATGTACAACACATGGGAATCTTGCTGTCGCATACCAAGCATTGAATAATGATGAAAAAGCATTTTATCATTACAG TTGTCAGGCCAAACTCTCAACTGATATTGGAGACATCACAAATGAAAGTCGAGCTTACATGAATCTTGCCAACTTCCACAGCTCGAGGAAAGAATACAGATCAGCAATTGATATTTACAACAAATACCTTTTTATAACAGAAAATAACGGACTTGATAAACCAGCCGGAGTTGCAAAGGCGTTTTACAATGTCggttttgcatatttttcatTGCGAGATTATGCCAATGCCATCAACTCATACGAAAAAAGTCTCAAGATCTCGCTGGATATTGAAGATATGATAAGTGCTGCAAGAGCATACTGCAATTTAGGCCTCGCTTGGAAATCTTACGGGGATACTACAAAAGCCCTCGAGTGTCAGAACTCGTTTTTAGCGCTCTCTAATCAACTGCAAAGTGCGAGGGGTGTCTTCAAAGCTCTTGGAAATCTGGGAGATATTTTCGTCAGCTCCAAACAGCCTGTAGAAGCCTTAAAATATTATCAGCAGCAATATGAGCTTGCGCAACAAGGAGATGATACGCTCCTGCGAGCGCAGGCTTGTGCTGCTTTAGGTTCTGCGTACCGTGCCATGGGAGATTTCCAAAAAGCACTCGAGTTACATTCTGAGGAATTACaaatttatcaacaatcaaaGGATGCGAAAAGTGAATTTCGAGCTCACGGACACTTGGGGACAGTATTAACCTCACTTGGAGAGTTCTCTGGCGCTTCCAAGTGTTACGAAAATCAGTGTTTTGTTGCAAAACAAATGAACGATTTGAATTTACAATCAACTGCGCTTGGGAACATTGGCATCACATCGATAAATATGCAAGATTATGAAAAAGCAATAGACTTTTTCGAGCGCCAACTTTTAGTCGTTAAAAAGATGGAAAGCCCGAATTCTGAAAAAGGCAGAGTCTTGTGTAACATTGCGGACTGTTACGAAGCTTTGGGGAACTATAATGAGGCAATCACACTCTTCGAAGAATCACTAGAGTGTGCTGTGGAGTTAAAACAATCAGCCCTGTTTGAACGAGTCTATCGTGGACTATGTAGTGCCCATAAACTTACTAACAATCCGCAAGAGGCGTTTAAATATTGTCAACTTCGAATTAAATCTTGCCAAGATCTCGGCAATGTGGAATTACTGGCAGAATCTTATGGCGAGATGGGATATATTTTCACAATTCTGGCTGATTTCGAAAACGCACTTTCTTGCTTGAAACTTCAAATGAAATACTCAGAAAAATTTGCTCATATTCGAGGCGACGCTGCATGTGGACTAGGAAGTGTTTACTTGATGTTAAAGCAATATAAAAA GTCTCTTGTATTTCATCAACTTGACCTTCAAATCGCCCTTGATGCCAACAGCGTTCCATGCCAAGGTCGAGCACATGGTAATCTCGGTGCAGTATATGAAGCAGTACATGACCACCTGATGGCAATAAAGCACCAAGAACAACACCTCTTCATTGCTGATAGCTTAAACGACCCGCTGGCGAAGTTAACCGCGCTGCGAGGGATCGCACGAAACGTGTTAAGACTTGGCTCAAATCACCAAAGAGCTACGTTACTCCTACAACAGGCATTACTGCTTGCCAGAGAATTAGGAATGAAG GAAGATGAAGGTCGCGTCATACTTGATTTAGCATTGGCAGAGTATGTTTGTGGAGATTTGAGCAATTGCCAGATTCATCTTGAGGAAGCAATGAATATATTGATGAAGGAATTCTGGAACTCTGGAGTTTTAG GAAATACAGTCAACATTTCCATCCATCCAAACCAATGcattgatatttttgaagaattgATCACCTGCCAATCTGCTATGACATGCATGTTCATCAAGACGAACCAACACTCGATGGCGTTAGAGTCTGCGGAAAAATTGCACAAATTTCCTGAAATTGTCGCTCAAAAAAGACAAGGAAAACAGGAAATCATTCAACCAGAAAATCTGACAGAAAAACTTGTACAGTATTCTGCAAAAGAAGATTCTGTTATTTTGTATTACGCTATCAACGCGGGAAATATTTTAACTTGGGTTGTTACACCACAAGAGGGCCTCTGTGGGTTCATGCAACAGCCAATCTTTTTTCATCATCATAAAGTTAACGAAAGTGACGAAAATTCCATGAGTCGTTCTTCGAATTTGCTTAGTCATCTTATATCAGAGCTTAGAGATTCTCTTGGCTTAGAATCACCTTCTGTAGAGCCTGAGGATCCCTCTAGTGGAGAAAATGGAGTTCATAGACCATCAAATAATGTAAATGAAGAAGATAGTTCTAAAAAAGATTTTGAGTTGGGGAACAGCAAGGATGAAACATTTAAAATGTATCACAGACTGATTTCATCACAAGCTTCAATGCATTATACCGAAAACTTGAGTTCTCTAAATCTACTTGGTCAGGAAAAATCTTTCCTGTCTAAGAAACCCCCTATTTTTGCACTTCATGAACTTTTAATCGGCGGTATGcaacagaaaattcaaaaatacgcTTCCCAAGAACCAATCAAGAACCTTATTCTGGTTTTAGAAGGAGAATTGGTCTCTGTACCTTTTGCCTTGTTGAAAAAACGCTCCACTGAGTCATATTTATCTCAACAATTCAATTTACGTGTCGTGACTTCCGCGGCTGATCTTTTAGCAGAAGATTTCAGAAAGGGGTCAATCGTCACAGGTCAGTTAACAAGGGCCGTTGTTATTGGCAACCCAATTATCAATGACATCGTGGACGCTACGCAATCACAAGCCTCTGAGGATGAAGCAACCATGGTTGGTTCGCTTCTGAAGATCGAGCCACTAACTGGGAAATATGCAATAAAAGAAAGAGTTTTAGATAACCTGCGGAGCTCTGAACTTTTTCATCTAGCTTGTAGCTTTTCTATGGCGCCACCTTATGGAATATATTTAAGTTCGGTTGATGAAAAAGTAACAAAAGCTGAGAATGTGCCGAGTGACGTCAGTAATGCCGATAGCGGTATTGGTAGAGAAACTGTTGGAATTGGGCAAGAGGATGTATTTGACCTTGAGAAACCACAAATGACCTTGACTTCTGAGGAAATTGCACAAAGGTCATTGACACTCGGTGATTTCATCAAATTTGATCTTTCTCATGTGAAATTAGCAGTTTTTGGATCAGCTCATTTACAAGATTCAGAAATCATTACGGAGAACGGAAGCTCATTTTCTGCAGACTCCAAACTTATACGAATCTTGACAATGGTTCGAAGTTTATTATGTTCTGGAATACAAACTCTTTTGCTCCCTCTATGGCCAGTTCCAGAAACTGTTTGTAAAATCCTAACACAATCGTTTTACAGTCGTTTAATGTCTGGATTGCCAGCGTCTGTTGCGCTCACCCAATCTCTGGACCTTATACGAATGAATAAACAATTCGAACATCCTTCTTATTGGGCAGGATTTGTTTTGATTGGACGAGATGTGACCCTTGACCCCAACAATTTACCACTCTTCTACTCTCTTGGTTTCCTAATAAAATCTGATCCTGGTCGCTTCCACGATGCACTCAAACTTGTTTTACATCTGATCGATAAATCTCTGGAGAGAATGGATTCTGGATCGAATACTTCAGTACCAATGTATGCAGCACAG GCCAGCATCAGTAAGAAAGTCCACAATGTTACCGGGTGGAGAGAACTTTTCTCAGCTGTTGGTTTTGAGTTGACACAATGTACTAGTGGAATACCTGAAGCCGTCTTCTTTCCAAAGGCTGATATAAAACAAGATGTGTTG AACATCAAATCAGAATTGATTTCTTATCTTCAACTGTCTGTACCAGTAATAACCGGATTAAACCGGTTATTTCTTTCACCTTCTGTTGGTTATATACTGAAAGATTCCATTTCCAATTGCTTGGATGAATACACAGAAAAAAGAAATGACAGCAATGGTTATGAAAATGCTCCTCAAATGACGTTAATCATTAAACAAAATACTTGGCGAATGGAAGGTTGCTCTGAAGTACTGTCTGGTCTTG gctTCAACATTTCACAGATCGGTGAAGAAAATGTTATGCTTCATTGCTCAACTGATTACCATGGCAATATTGAAACAACTTCAAAACTTTTGAAAGCCTTCTTTG GAAATGCAACGAATGAAAATTCCCCTGAAAATGAAATTCAACAGAATACAAATGAAAATAGAAGAGTTGTGAGTAGTCAG GCTTCGAAAAAGATACCGTTATCACACATCATCACTAGAGGTCTCCCACCAAGCAGTCGCAGATCAATTGCTCTCGATTTTGAAGCTTCGTTCAAGTCTCAAAGCAGTCTTGATTCATCATCACATCTTGAACTTCCTGATCACATGACAAAGCCAACAGAGCATGAAGCAAAATCAGTTTTACAAAGGGAAACCAACCAATTACAGAATgatgtttcaaatttgaattcagAAATGCCTAAAAATTTCACTAACCTGCCCTCCAGTGAGAGAATTTTTGCGCCAAAGCCCATCTTACCACATCACATTCCCGTAAAACTTAAAAACCAGAGTCGAGGCAACATAGATAGCCCAGACCCTCTAGCAAAAAGCCCTAGTCATCAAAACCAAACAATTCATAGTGACATCACAATTGCTATTAATTTAGCAGAAGACAGAACAATCAACAATGCTCAATCATCTTCCCACTCTATTCAAAGGTCAAAAAGATTCCAATTTCATAATTCTGGTTCACCAAAATTAGCCAGACCATCTTTGGAAATTAAGGTCCCCAGAAGTCCTCAGAAAAGTCCGATGTTTTATAGAAACACTGACAGTACGACATCACAAGGATTTGTAACCCAAGATTTTGATCTAAGAACATCGCAGAAATCAAATATCGCTGATAACTCGACAGAATCGAGAAGGAATGATATGACGGTCGAGGAAATAGTGGCAAATCATGAAAGCAATCCAAGCACCAGTACAAATCAAGATATCTACCATTTATCGACGAATTCTACagaaaatgaaagaaatttGGCTCATTTTGTGCCAATACTGCCCCCTGATGACACAAATGTAACATTTTCCGCTCCAACAAGTATTGTTCATCCTAAAGCTAAACGAGTTTTTCCAGTCAAGTCACTTGAGGGATCAAGGTTCAAAGGTGAAAGTTCGAATCAGCATTCATACGTACCAGCACCAAGCGTAGCTCGTGGGTTACCAGTTCGATCAAACCCTTTTGAATATTCACATATTGTGGATAAATTAACGAGATTATCTACAAGTGACCTTAGTGAGTCTGGACAGGATAGTCAAGGTCATTTCAAGGACATTGGAAATAGGGATccgaataataatgaaaaactcAATCTTCCAGTTTCTACTGATACCCAAAATACATTGAAATCCTTTCCAACTGGCACAATTGAATCTAGCATTAAGGTGTCTACCGCTGCAGTGCTTCATGAGGGACGGTCAACTTATAACAAAGTTGTAAATTATGTTCACTCCGAACTCCGCAAAACTCCCCAAGAACTAGTACAGACTTCACCACACGAAGGAGCTAAAGCTACACAGATGGGCAAGCCGATTCAAACATTGGACAGACTTAAAGAGACGTCTCACATGTACAGCAAGTCTCTAGACAGTTCTGTAAGTCCTCACAAACAGCAAGAGGTTTTTCATAAGTATAGCTTATCACAAGATGGTCCATTACCACCTCCCTACAAGCACCCAGAATTTGTAACCAGTCCACGAAGGCAAATTGGAGAAAATATTCATTCACGAACCAGTTCGTATGCGAGCCATAGCAGTGTCGGTTCGAATAAATCATCTCAACAAAAAGATCaagaaaacaatttaaaatttgagaAAGAGAAATTGAAAACACCTATAAAAAGAGTGTCAAGCAACCAATCTTTTACTGGTTCTTGGGGTTCACATGTGAGTTACCAGTTAGAAACTGGTAATCATGGTAAGACATGGTACATTCATGAAAATGTCTCACCGCAACAAGATGGTAGTAAATCATCACCTAAAGAGAGTATTGAGAACCATTTTGCTTCTGGTCTTCCTGTGAGACCGATACCAATATCTGGTAACTATACTTTGGGTCAAACTAACCATAGGACTGTCTCTAATCAAAACCAACCAAGGGTAGATTTGTTTCAATATACAAGAAGATCTAAATCAACACAGCAAAACCATGGTTCGGTTTATGAAGACAAAAAAAGCATTGAACATAGTCAACAACCACAACAAAACACCAGATACCAAGAGCAAACTTCAACATCCCACATGCAAACTACCATCATTCCTCCACAGTTATTCATGGGACAGCATGGTGTTGCAGGTAGATTGGTTCAAACCAGTGACATGATACCTACAATGAATGTCCCTTTGCAGCAAAATATCCATAGTCAACTTTCAAGTCAACAAGTATTGGACCAGAATTACCACGGGGCTTACCAAGTCAACCAATCTCCTGGTCACCAACTTTACCATCGTATGAAAGATAGAAACCATGAAGACCAATCAAGACCATTTGTCAACCAGAAGCCATTTCAGTTGAACCAGTCACCAACACAGTCGTACCATTCCGACCAGAGCTTCAACCAATTTGCACAAGAATACCAATCTGAGACTACCCAAATTCAACAAGACGAAAGAAGAGCCATGCCCATAAAGACCATTAATTCTGGTAAGGCCATGCAAAGAAATTCTCCATTATCCAGTTACATAACAGAAACCCATCAAAACCATTCACAACAGCTTGGCACCCATATCCTGGGACCAAACCAGCAACAATTTTCATCTCAGAATATACCTCAATATGGAAATACGTACTATAAGCCAGTAAAACCACCCAAACCAAGCTCTTTGGTACAGACCAATACAAGGTCACAAGAAAATATAGGAAATAGCTCTCAGGACCAGCAAGGTGATAATCACATAGCATTTGTGTGA
- the LOC120344407 gene encoding kelch-like protein 12 yields the protein MSRRVAITVKVLLGSGLVFTITKMELTADGYDKDHCAEIMKKLNEMRKNKEYCDIAIKVGNEEILAHRNILSTGSDYFRAMLFHENVESRSGVIQMKQTEFSSVRICIDFIYTGHVSIPDSKNCKQLMHTAHIMQLQKVCENVATYLRKKINIESFYSAKIIADMFNCTKLLECCEKFALKNFQHLAMKDDFKHLEKEFVSLLIGSRNTKASEDIKCKALIIWTNFERGTRTSTFEALFEKLNLTKIASKYRSYLIQKEPSVFNSDLCTSALTQANDLTNVEPEDVDIATSKFVTNENVIAVFSKTTCSIHVFNPFLKTWTEMQKIDKEFVAKYFTAAVLNDIIYVFGNYGNNYKLDYIDINATWVRLDDRKSAKKRAIGVAFGNYIYAFADHGWYSNAVEKYDPYDGTWSDVTHKPVEGFGSSIVSLESFIYCIGGVNNTGHMSNNLRFNPLDLTWRELPSMPTARKFSSAAGLEEKIYVMGGTQSFHLNIVECFDIVAETWTTVASLNNARAKFTSCVVGDKLFVVGGELSNNTIEELDPESNNWNVVDKMSGKFIQANASVPLYILLP from the exons ATGAGCAG AAGAGTGGCCATAACTGTCAAAGTCTTGTTGGGTTCTGGTTTAGTTTTCACAATCACAAAAATGGAACTAACTGCTGACGGATATGATAAAGATCATTGTGCAGAAATAATGAAGAAGCTTAACgaaatgagaaaaaataaagaatattgtGACATTGCAATAAAGGTTGGTAATGAAGAAATCTTAGCACACAGAAATATTTTGTCCACAGGGTCAGACTATTTCAGAGCAATGCTGTTTCATGAAAATGTTGAAAGTCGATCTGGCGTCATTCAAATGAAACAAACTGAATTTTCAAGCGTTAGGATTTGCATTGATTTCATTTACACTGGACATGTTAGCATTCCTGACTCTAAAAATTGCAAACAACTAATGCATACTGCTCATATTATGCAGCTACAAAAAGTTTGCGAGAATGTTGCGACATATCTTcgaaagaaaataaatatagaGTCGTTTTATTCAGCAAAGATAATTGCAGATATGTTCAATTGTACAAAATTACTTGAATGTTGTGAAAAGTttgctttaaaaaattttcaacatttagCTATGAAGGATGATTTTAAACATTTAGAGAAGGAATTTGTTTCTTTGTTGATTGGATCACGGAATACAAAAGCTTCCGAAGACATAAAATGCAAGGCTCTGATTATTTGGACAAATTTTGAGAGAGGAACTCGAACTTCTACTTTTGAAgcactttttgaaaaattgaatttgactaaaattgcttcgaaatatCGGTCATATCTTATTCAAAAAGAGCCTTCAGTTTTCAACTCAGATTTATGTACGAGTGCTCTAACTCAAGCCAATGATTTAACAAATGTAGAGCCAGAGGATGTTGACATAGCCACCTCAAAATTTGTGACTAATGAAAATGTAATTGCAGTGTTTAGTAAAACAACATGTTCCATCCATGTTTTCAATCCATTTCTGAAAACCTGGACAGAAATGCAGAAGATCGATAAGGAATTTGTTGCTAAATACTTCACTGCAGCAGTGCTTAATGACATTATATATGTTTTTGGAAATTACGGGAACAATTATAAGTTGGATTACATCGACATCAATGCTACATGGGTTCGACTGGACGATCGAAAATCAGCTAAGAAACGTGCGATCGGTGTTGCCTTTGGCAACTATATTTACGCATTTGCTGATCATGGTTGGTATAGTAATGCTGTTGAGAAATATGACCCATATGATGGAACTTGGTCTGATGTCACGCATAAGCCAGTGGAAGGATTTGGATCATCTATTGTTTCTCTTGAAAGTTTCATCTACTGCATAGGAGGGGTGAACAATACTGGACATATGTCGAATAACTTGAGATTTAATCCATTAGATTTAACATGGAGAGAACTTCCGTCAATGCCAACTGCACGAAAATTTTCTTCTGCAGCCGGACTCGAGGAAAAAATTTATGTAATGGGTGGGACTCAAAGCttccatttgaatattgtaGAGTGTTTCGATATAGTTGCAGAAACGTGGACCACTGTTGCTAGTTTAAACAATGCAAGGGCAAAGTTTACTTCATGTGTTGTGGGAGATAAGCTATTTGTTGTTGGAGGGGAGCTTTCTAACAATACAATTGAAGAACTGGATCCTGAGAGTAATAACTGGAATGTTGTAGATAAAATGAGTGGAAAATTCATTCAAGCCAATGCTTCCGTTCCACTGTATATTCTTCTCCCTTAG